One stretch of Chryseobacterium indologenes DNA includes these proteins:
- a CDS encoding prevent-host-death protein codes for MNYKLELNTQEPNSKIVFHNIIFDTFKINIVERYIGAMNFRPKLSNVLFKVRTLDNQLINRKDGNIRVKIKDDNFETYQKLTQALNSYEYKNKLINRQETDQNYVHFILSLVIANYNLN; via the coding sequence ATGAATTATAAGCTCGAGCTCAATACTCAGGAGCCTAACTCTAAAATTGTTTTTCACAACATCATATTTGATACATTCAAAATCAATATTGTTGAAAGATATATCGGCGCCATGAATTTCCGTCCGAAATTATCTAATGTTTTGTTTAAAGTAAGAACCTTAGATAATCAACTTATTAACAGAAAGGACGGTAATATAAGGGTAAAAATTAAGGATGACAATTTTGAGACCTATCAGAAATTAACACAGGCATTAAATTCTTACGAGTATAAAAACAAACTGATCAACAGACAGGAAACGGATCAGAATTATGTACATTTTATCTTGAGCCTGGTAATTGCCAACTATAATCTTAATTAA
- a CDS encoding lactonase family protein, whose product MKKTLSTMLVILAGLKLCGQNTYVFFGSFNHDKETEGIYVYELDPVKGKLSKVTSVKGVLNPSFLTLSTDGKYVFACTESKTKNAGSVSSFKFNPGKRSLTFINSQNSGGENPVYLTVHTSGKWLINGNYTEGSTSVYPLSENGEIQPRIQNLQFSEGSINPDRQDRAHIHSTVFSPDFKYVFLPDLGADKIRAYRFETEKKEPLLAAEKPFIPTTLGSGPRHFAFHPNGKFAYCIEEMGGAVSVYQYDNGKLEPIQRINTHSDKLKEGFESSDVHVSPDGRYLYASNRGNENNIAIFSILNDGTLKIVGYQSTKGIHPRTFTMDSTGAFLIVAHPVSGTAVVFKRNAVTGLLKKVGKKVKLNGVSTVQIRKY is encoded by the coding sequence TTGAAGAAAACGTTAAGCACAATGCTTGTCATTTTAGCAGGTCTTAAATTATGTGGCCAGAATACCTATGTGTTTTTTGGCTCATTTAATCATGATAAAGAAACTGAAGGAATTTACGTATATGAATTAGACCCGGTCAAAGGAAAACTATCGAAAGTAACATCTGTGAAAGGAGTTCTGAATCCATCATTTCTGACTCTGTCGACCGATGGGAAATATGTTTTTGCCTGTACAGAAAGCAAGACGAAAAATGCAGGAAGTGTGAGTAGTTTTAAGTTTAATCCTGGGAAAAGGTCTCTTACTTTTATCAACAGCCAGAACAGTGGTGGAGAAAACCCTGTGTATCTCACAGTTCACACAAGTGGAAAATGGTTGATCAATGGGAATTATACTGAGGGAAGCACTTCTGTTTACCCTCTTTCAGAAAATGGTGAGATACAGCCGAGGATTCAGAACCTTCAGTTTTCAGAAGGAAGTATAAATCCGGATAGACAGGATCGGGCTCATATTCATTCAACCGTTTTTTCTCCGGACTTTAAGTATGTGTTTTTACCAGACCTTGGAGCTGATAAAATCAGAGCCTATAGGTTTGAAACTGAGAAAAAAGAACCATTGCTCGCTGCTGAAAAACCATTCATACCAACCACTTTAGGAAGCGGACCAAGACATTTTGCTTTTCACCCCAATGGAAAATTTGCCTATTGTATTGAGGAAATGGGAGGTGCTGTAAGTGTTTACCAATATGATAACGGAAAATTAGAACCTATTCAGAGAATTAATACCCATTCCGATAAGCTTAAAGAAGGTTTTGAAAGCTCAGATGTTCATGTTTCTCCGGATGGGCGCTATCTTTACGCTTCAAATAGAGGAAATGAAAACAATATAGCCATATTTTCAATTTTGAATGATGGCACTTTAAAAATAGTCGGCTATCAATCCACAAAAGGGATTCATCCTAGAACATTTACAATGGACAGTACCGGAGCATTTCTAATTGTTGCTCATCCGGTAAGTGGAACTGCAGTCGTTTTTAAGCGGAATGCAGTAACAGGATTGCTGAAAAAAGTGGGTAAGAAAGTGAAGCTTAACGGGGTTTCTACTGTACAGATTAGAAAATATTAA
- a CDS encoding tetratricopeptide repeat protein, whose product MKSKKILLAAAVIYFGISDAQQSQYFTQKENYRFNLAENLYQTKIYNASQYEYARQYFYNQNLSRSKKEGAQFFDNVIGVILQKNHAEEGLTAFMKEYPNSAYFAQANLPLADYYLAKKDFDKALETLKKVNQYQLSKEENTQYILKLGYAKFMMGDSKGAIDALEEAYTTADQSQKGDIAYMLGHLYYSNRQNDKAFQYFDSIKNQDKFSKLVRPYYVQMYYNDKNYDKAISEGNALLNENISESYKAEVHKIIGESYFMKNDYNSAYPHLKDYLNVQQNPSENDLYEMGFVAAQLKKYDEAVSYYNQLINSNSALAQNAYYQLGNAYLAVDKKQEALSAFRSSYQMDYDAKVKKLAHEQYAKLGYDIGNPFENPSTVLQSYINENQNASNASEMRSLLVKSYLYSGNYKETLNAIDRLQSSTPEINKVDQEVSYLLGTEEFNKGNYDEAEKYFLRSLGFNINKEFNSRALYWLAQVYYQKGNYPSAIVRYEKLLNENFPEKQQLPYDLGYAYFKAKKFDQASTYFKQYLTNPKPEFKNDAELRLADIHYANNDLNEAIAIYDKNADATDYTLYQKAMALGFKGDTQAKITNLKNLLSKYPDSEYYDDAQYEIGTAYAAQDDFANSNDYFGKVIKTSSDKDLIANASIYRAQNYIDQNQNDKALSELKSLGEQYKNTAYAQKIVQAAKPVFTKNGDVAGYESFARSIGVNVDASEIDEINLSTGKQYFAKKDYKNAISYYEKYLTQNPTGEGLYQAKYELGESYYQTNNSTKALLVLQEVAGVQNDYQDDAQTRLAQIFITQGNTAEAKKYLEGIKNSSNISIKNYANVELMKLYADEKNFSEAEKLANAVIANSKNSAAVIETAKVIKARSLMNSGKDKDAQTAYTSLEKSSNTSVAAEALYAKAYYQNKGKAFKSSNETIFKLANNYASEEYWGAKALVMMAKNYIGLKDNYQASYTCDQIIANYKSFPDIVAEAKEVKKQIKK is encoded by the coding sequence TGACAGCTTTCATGAAAGAATATCCTAATTCTGCTTATTTTGCCCAGGCTAATCTTCCATTAGCGGATTATTATCTGGCGAAAAAAGACTTTGATAAAGCATTGGAAACTTTGAAAAAGGTTAACCAATATCAACTTTCAAAAGAAGAGAATACCCAGTATATCCTGAAGTTGGGCTATGCCAAATTTATGATGGGTGATTCTAAAGGAGCCATTGATGCGTTGGAAGAAGCTTATACAACTGCCGATCAGTCTCAAAAAGGAGATATCGCTTATATGCTGGGACACCTGTATTACAGCAATAGGCAAAATGATAAAGCATTCCAGTATTTTGATTCTATAAAAAATCAGGATAAATTCTCGAAGCTGGTACGTCCGTATTATGTACAGATGTATTATAATGATAAAAACTATGATAAGGCTATTTCCGAAGGGAACGCTCTATTGAATGAAAATATTTCAGAATCCTATAAAGCGGAAGTCCATAAGATCATAGGGGAGAGTTATTTCATGAAAAATGATTATAATTCTGCTTATCCTCATTTAAAAGATTATCTGAATGTACAGCAAAACCCATCTGAAAATGACCTTTATGAAATGGGATTTGTAGCCGCTCAGCTGAAGAAATATGACGAAGCGGTTTCTTATTATAATCAGCTTATTAACAGTAATTCAGCACTGGCACAGAATGCTTATTACCAATTGGGGAATGCCTATTTAGCGGTTGATAAAAAACAGGAAGCTCTTTCTGCGTTTCGTTCTTCTTACCAGATGGACTATGATGCGAAAGTGAAAAAGCTAGCCCATGAACAATATGCCAAATTAGGATATGATATCGGAAACCCATTTGAGAATCCATCTACTGTTCTTCAAAGCTACATCAACGAAAACCAGAATGCTTCCAATGCTTCAGAAATGAGATCACTATTGGTAAAGTCATACCTGTATTCAGGAAACTATAAGGAGACGTTGAATGCTATTGACCGATTGCAGAGTTCTACTCCTGAGATCAATAAAGTAGACCAGGAAGTTTCTTATTTATTGGGAACGGAAGAATTCAATAAAGGAAATTATGATGAAGCAGAAAAGTATTTCTTAAGAAGTTTAGGCTTTAATATCAATAAAGAATTTAATAGCAGAGCTTTATACTGGCTGGCTCAGGTATATTACCAGAAAGGGAATTATCCGTCTGCCATTGTTCGTTACGAAAAGCTTCTGAACGAAAACTTCCCGGAAAAGCAGCAGCTGCCGTATGATTTAGGATATGCTTATTTTAAAGCTAAGAAATTCGATCAGGCTTCTACTTACTTTAAGCAGTATCTGACGAATCCTAAACCTGAATTTAAAAATGATGCAGAACTTCGTCTGGCAGATATTCACTATGCGAATAATGATCTGAATGAGGCTATTGCGATTTACGATAAAAATGCAGACGCTACAGATTATACTTTATATCAAAAAGCGATGGCTTTAGGATTTAAAGGCGATACTCAGGCGAAGATTACCAATCTGAAAAACTTATTATCGAAATATCCGGATTCTGAATATTATGATGATGCTCAATACGAAATAGGAACGGCTTATGCGGCTCAGGATGATTTTGCTAATTCCAATGATTATTTTGGAAAGGTGATTAAAACTTCTTCAGATAAAGACTTGATTGCCAATGCTTCTATTTACAGAGCTCAGAACTATATTGACCAGAATCAGAATGATAAAGCCCTTTCTGAACTGAAATCGTTGGGAGAGCAATACAAAAATACAGCGTATGCTCAGAAGATCGTTCAGGCTGCAAAACCTGTATTTACGAAAAATGGAGACGTTGCTGGTTATGAAAGTTTTGCAAGAAGTATAGGCGTAAATGTAGATGCTTCTGAAATTGATGAGATCAACTTATCGACTGGAAAACAGTATTTCGCGAAGAAAGATTATAAAAATGCTATATCTTATTACGAGAAATATCTGACACAAAATCCAACAGGCGAGGGTCTTTATCAGGCTAAATATGAATTGGGAGAAAGTTATTATCAAACTAATAATTCTACAAAAGCATTGCTTGTTTTACAAGAGGTAGCAGGTGTTCAGAATGATTATCAGGATGATGCTCAAACCCGTTTAGCACAGATTTTCATTACACAAGGGAATACAGCTGAAGCTAAGAAATATCTTGAAGGCATTAAAAACTCTTCTAATATCAGCATTAAAAACTATGCTAATGTTGAGTTGATGAAATTATATGCGGATGAAAAGAATTTCTCTGAAGCAGAAAAGCTTGCCAATGCAGTCATTGCCAATTCTAAAAACTCTGCAGCAGTTATTGAAACTGCGAAGGTAATCAAGGCGAGAAGTCTGATGAATTCAGGAAAAGATAAAGATGCTCAAACGGCTTATACTTCTCTTGAAAAATCATCCAATACTTCGGTAGCTGCAGAAGCATTATATGCAAAAGCTTATTATCAGAATAAAGGAAAAGCATTCAAATCTTCCAATGAGACGATCTTCAAACTTGCCAATAACTATGCCTCTGAAGAATATTGGGGTGCAAAAGCCCTGGTAATGATGGCCAAAAACTATATTGGGCTGAAAGATAACTATCAGGCAAGTTATACATGTGACCAGATTATTGCCAACTATAAGAGCTTCCCGGACATCGTTGCAGAAGCAAAAGAAGTTAAAAAGCAGATTAAAAAGTAA
- a CDS encoding M12 family metallopeptidase: MELHKRILLGSFISMAIVSCNTTNDNIEEKVPQEQQRLSELQAVSPADIPAGFENTQMCKDVYLPGQDNIPGSASKGAVITSKKWANGSVITVGLYGGSTYVRNKVMQYAKEWSKYANITFNFVTTGTPQIRVTFTSGAGSYSYIGKDALSIASNKETMNFGWFNDSTSDTEFSRTVIHEFGHALGMIHEHQHPLAAIPWDKPKVYAYYAGAPNYWTQAQVDNNLFAKYSTSQTQYSAYDKLSIMHYSISSTLTTNGFSVGNNTVLSATDKQFIATVYPK, encoded by the coding sequence ATGGAATTACACAAGAGGATCTTATTAGGATCATTTATTTCAATGGCTATAGTATCATGTAATACTACCAATGACAACATTGAAGAAAAAGTACCACAAGAACAACAAAGACTATCAGAATTACAAGCTGTATCCCCGGCAGACATCCCTGCTGGTTTTGAAAACACACAGATGTGTAAAGATGTTTATCTTCCCGGACAGGACAATATTCCCGGATCGGCTTCAAAGGGAGCTGTTATTACCAGTAAAAAATGGGCCAATGGCAGTGTTATCACCGTAGGCCTTTACGGAGGGAGTACTTATGTTCGCAACAAAGTGATGCAATACGCAAAAGAATGGTCCAAATATGCTAATATTACTTTTAATTTTGTTACAACCGGAACTCCACAGATTCGTGTGACGTTTACATCCGGCGCCGGATCCTATTCATATATAGGAAAAGATGCTCTTAGTATTGCTTCTAACAAAGAAACCATGAACTTCGGATGGTTTAATGATTCCACAAGTGATACGGAATTCAGCAGAACAGTCATTCATGAATTTGGCCATGCCCTTGGAATGATCCATGAGCATCAACATCCTTTAGCAGCTATTCCATGGGATAAACCAAAAGTATATGCTTATTATGCGGGCGCTCCCAATTACTGGACTCAGGCTCAGGTAGACAATAACCTTTTTGCAAAATATTCAACTTCACAAACCCAATATAGTGCTTACGACAAATTATCAATTATGCACTACAGCATAAGTTCAACGCTCACAACCAACGGATTCAGTGTCGGCAATAATACCGTTCTATCAGCTACAGACAAACAATTTATCGCAACAGTATATCCAAAATAA
- a CDS encoding heparin lyase I family protein yields MINPIKRHLSDGGRKRFFLLIVTLLSGGYSEAQSVGDVLLKVDYENGALDSGVTGINVTNATAADAVYRVQPGATGNYAVAHKVVYGDPGYYSNDNWRSESATNQLQAGRFWPGDERRYEFSVLLKDWTPWKVGDPTNETNIFQLKISGGAGVPLQIRTQRNVMRLRFAVDNNIPPLDIIPDVRLYVNQWIHFRIDVKWADTATGYMKTYMKLPNQSNYIMVDDKTNYTTYNKGSVGGDHGYIKWGVYVTPPDITRIVYHDDIKIIYLGGPAVPSFEQKPEGVIYARKVHSSRYK; encoded by the coding sequence ATGATAAACCCAATTAAACGTCATCTGTCTGATGGAGGCAGAAAGAGATTTTTTTTACTTATTGTTACCCTTTTGTCCGGAGGTTATTCAGAAGCCCAGTCGGTTGGAGATGTATTACTGAAGGTAGACTATGAAAACGGTGCTCTTGACTCCGGAGTTACAGGCATCAATGTAACGAATGCCACAGCTGCAGATGCTGTTTATAGGGTACAGCCAGGAGCTACCGGAAACTATGCGGTTGCCCATAAAGTAGTATATGGAGATCCGGGATATTATTCCAATGATAACTGGAGGAGTGAAAGTGCCACCAATCAACTTCAGGCTGGCCGTTTTTGGCCTGGTGATGAACGACGTTATGAATTTAGCGTATTACTGAAAGACTGGACACCCTGGAAAGTAGGCGACCCCACTAATGAAACAAATATTTTCCAACTGAAAATATCTGGTGGAGCAGGTGTTCCCCTTCAGATCAGAACGCAACGAAATGTTATGAGACTGAGGTTTGCAGTGGATAATAATATTCCGCCTTTGGATATTATACCTGATGTAAGGCTTTATGTTAACCAATGGATTCACTTCAGAATAGATGTGAAATGGGCAGATACTGCTACGGGATATATGAAAACCTATATGAAATTACCTAATCAAAGTAATTATATTATGGTAGATGATAAAACAAATTATACTACCTATAATAAAGGTTCCGTTGGCGGAGATCACGGTTATATTAAATGGGGAGTATATGTAACACCTCCGGATATCACGCGTATTGTTTATCATGATGATATAAAAATTATTTATCTGGGGGGACCGGCTGTTCCTTCTTTTGAACAAAAACCTGAGGGAGTAATATATGCCAGAAAGGTTCATTCCTCCAGATATAAATAA
- a CDS encoding MFS transporter: MLREASEKRIRLITIMAFVSIPLSGFVTDIYLPSFPSMAKEMMVSEKDIQITLTSYLLSYGISQLFVGGILDSIGRYRPKLLALLVLILSSIFITMTNSILLICLLRILQGIAVSVLVVATRAIFVDLYDAERVKHYLSYFTIAWSCGPILAPFLGGYLEKLFNWHANFYFLAFYAGFLFLFEWFFSGESLPQKKKLDLSENIRLYSMMLKNKIFMLGIIILGLSYSIVMLFNITGPFIIENTFHFTPVVIGYCTLILGFSWMIGGFIGKRRLGLDFKSRILFPIILQLILIAGLITTSYFAESLYIMIPFAFIIHICSGILFTSFFTTSMLYFPKNAGTAGGLMGGLVYVITSVTSFIISVSGTVTEQKGLSWRYLIIAILLFGVILIMHQTVRKQKAEN; encoded by the coding sequence ATGTTGAGAGAAGCATCTGAGAAACGCATCAGATTAATAACCATTATGGCCTTTGTGTCTATCCCTCTTTCAGGGTTTGTCACTGATATTTATCTTCCATCTTTCCCTTCTATGGCTAAGGAAATGATGGTTTCGGAAAAAGATATACAGATTACGTTAACCTCTTACCTGTTAAGCTATGGAATTTCCCAATTATTTGTGGGAGGAATCCTGGACAGCATCGGCCGTTACCGTCCTAAATTACTTGCTTTATTGGTTTTGATCCTGAGCAGTATTTTCATTACGATGACCAACAGTATTTTATTAATATGCTTACTCCGTATTCTTCAGGGGATTGCTGTTTCTGTACTTGTTGTGGCTACACGCGCTATTTTTGTAGATCTTTATGATGCCGAACGGGTGAAGCATTACCTGAGTTATTTTACAATTGCATGGTCTTGCGGTCCTATTCTGGCTCCTTTCCTTGGAGGGTATCTTGAAAAGCTATTTAACTGGCATGCGAATTTTTATTTTCTTGCCTTTTATGCAGGATTTTTATTTCTGTTCGAATGGTTTTTCAGTGGTGAGAGTCTTCCCCAGAAAAAGAAACTGGATCTTTCTGAGAATATCAGACTGTATTCAATGATGCTTAAAAACAAAATCTTTATGTTGGGGATCATTATTCTGGGATTAAGCTATTCTATTGTAATGCTCTTCAATATTACAGGACCTTTTATTATTGAAAATACATTCCACTTTACTCCTGTTGTGATTGGATATTGTACGCTTATTTTAGGTTTTTCCTGGATGATTGGAGGTTTTATCGGTAAACGCAGACTAGGCCTGGACTTTAAATCGAGAATTTTGTTCCCCATTATCCTTCAACTAATACTGATTGCGGGGTTAATTACGACCAGCTATTTTGCGGAAAGTCTTTATATAATGATTCCTTTTGCCTTTATCATTCATATTTGTTCGGGAATATTATTTACTTCGTTTTTTACAACGAGTATGCTGTATTTCCCTAAAAACGCAGGAACAGCCGGTGGATTAATGGGCGGGCTGGTTTATGTAATCACATCAGTCACCAGTTTTATTATTTCTGTAAGCGGAACGGTAACGGAACAAAAGGGGCTTTCGTGGCGATATCTTATCATTGCAATCCTCCTATTCGGAGTAATTCTTATAATGCATCAAACAGTCAGAAAACAAAAAGCAGAGAATTAA
- a CDS encoding TonB-dependent receptor, with protein sequence MNRKIQLLSIIFLGVSQFAFSQIKEEKLVLNKKREPEVKKIEKKKTSVETIKNYPPEEKSQNPVRYNITDVPAVSDFKTSTIQGEDVAPKFDGTAQNNYVQFGMGNYGKILLDGNVSKTLENKFEVGADVHLLSTSGLKNDYDWKSKQTSATIGAFLNSYGDKGKFNINAEYGLNNYNYYGIYALAPSADVDLKQKVNQFKVNGYYDFYSNEILNDVRVKSSFLKDHFDAQENQVSILANFSKHAVELGKSGINLNADLGVGVEAVKTDFAIVDKNSSNFFNTNLTPKVTFRKGESYLMLGSGFSFLNAKNSNRLMDQVKNNKTYWFPQAEFQVAAAKEFKFYGGVDGGLKLNTYGDLLQENPYVLSDQYLKPTETKYHFYVGLRGDIDETLKYDVSAGFGKMKDIMFFKANSLFDNNYTLNRSAYDYANTFSAIYDDGNVSDIKGSVQYFPLENLMIDGEVRFTKYNLKNYDNIYNVPLLNASIGAKYTMLDKKLLLGFKGIFASDRTTNSFSIEGIADASAPNGMIYRSLENTNDKVGGYADLNLSAEYKIHKNFSIFALGNNLLSSKYQTYKAYKVLGPQILGGVKITF encoded by the coding sequence ATGAACAGAAAAATTCAATTATTATCCATCATATTTTTAGGGGTTTCGCAGTTTGCGTTTTCCCAGATCAAAGAGGAAAAACTGGTTCTTAATAAAAAGAGAGAACCGGAAGTGAAGAAGATCGAGAAAAAGAAGACTTCTGTGGAAACCATTAAAAATTATCCACCGGAAGAAAAATCCCAGAACCCTGTAAGATATAATATTACAGACGTTCCTGCGGTTTCTGATTTCAAGACTTCTACCATTCAGGGAGAAGATGTGGCTCCGAAATTTGACGGAACAGCTCAGAATAACTACGTCCAGTTCGGAATGGGAAATTATGGGAAGATTCTATTGGATGGGAATGTATCCAAAACGCTTGAAAATAAGTTTGAAGTAGGAGCAGATGTACATTTGCTTTCTACCAGTGGTCTTAAAAATGATTACGATTGGAAATCGAAACAGACTTCAGCAACCATAGGAGCTTTTCTTAACTCTTATGGGGATAAAGGAAAATTCAATATCAATGCTGAATATGGTTTGAATAACTATAACTATTATGGGATCTATGCTTTGGCACCGTCAGCAGATGTTGATTTGAAGCAAAAAGTAAATCAGTTCAAAGTGAATGGATACTATGATTTTTATTCCAATGAAATTTTAAATGACGTAAGGGTAAAATCATCATTCCTGAAAGACCATTTCGATGCTCAGGAAAATCAGGTTTCAATTTTGGCTAACTTCTCTAAACATGCTGTTGAACTTGGAAAATCAGGAATCAATCTGAATGCTGATTTAGGCGTAGGTGTAGAAGCTGTGAAAACAGATTTTGCAATAGTGGACAAAAACTCTTCCAATTTCTTTAATACAAATTTAACTCCAAAAGTAACTTTTAGAAAAGGGGAGTCTTATTTGATGTTAGGATCAGGATTCTCTTTCCTGAATGCTAAAAATTCAAACAGGCTGATGGATCAGGTGAAAAACAATAAGACCTATTGGTTCCCACAGGCAGAGTTTCAGGTGGCTGCTGCCAAAGAATTTAAATTCTATGGTGGGGTAGATGGTGGTCTTAAGCTTAATACCTATGGAGACCTTCTTCAGGAGAATCCTTATGTGCTTTCTGACCAGTATTTAAAGCCTACAGAAACGAAATATCATTTCTACGTAGGATTAAGAGGAGATATTGATGAAACGCTGAAATATGATGTTTCTGCCGGTTTCGGAAAAATGAAAGACATTATGTTCTTTAAAGCAAACAGTCTTTTTGATAATAATTACACCCTGAACCGTTCTGCGTATGACTATGCAAATACATTCTCTGCGATCTATGATGATGGAAATGTAAGCGATATTAAAGGAAGTGTACAATATTTCCCGTTAGAAAACTTAATGATCGATGGGGAAGTGAGGTTTACAAAATATAACCTGAAGAACTATGATAACATTTATAACGTTCCATTGCTGAACGCTAGTATTGGCGCTAAATATACCATGCTTGACAAGAAATTATTACTAGGTTTCAAAGGGATTTTTGCAAGCGACAGAACAACAAACTCTTTTTCAATTGAAGGGATCGCAGATGCTTCAGCTCCTAATGGGATGATTTACCGTTCATTAGAGAATACGAATGATAAAGTTGGTGGTTACGCTGATTTAAATCTCTCTGCAGAGTATAAAATTCACAAAAATTTCAGTATTTTCGCACTCGGAAATAATCTTCTAAGCTCAAAATACCAAACCTACAAGGCATATAAAGTCTTAGGCCCACAGATTCTGGGTGGTGTGAAGATTACCTTCTAA